Proteins encoded in a region of the Panicum hallii strain FIL2 chromosome 3, PHallii_v3.1, whole genome shotgun sequence genome:
- the LOC112885303 gene encoding uncharacterized protein LOC112885303 gives MAAAYPELTRTNFNEWALVMQVNFEAQGLWEATVDDDVDRRDDRQALAVMLRAVPAEMRSTLAVKKSAKEAWEALLAEFEAIKFKPGETVDEFAMRINSLASTIRTLGESLDEPRIVKKFLRVVPSRYSQIAVSIEILLDLDKVTVEELVGWLRASQDRFDEPNVGSGGDEVRDKFGRLMMAEEDWFAKWKHKLQPDATSSSLGGQPQGKAKGGARTDEREGTSKLTLEGTLRRKGRCRKPKKEKARKYEAAHLAKADVEQPALLLAAASTGGRTTSHVVHLQERNVDPSDYGNDDVWYLDTGASNHMTRQRTLLARLDESVGGTVRFGDGSVVEIHGLGAVVMKGRQGEHKVLTSVYFIPKLKSNIVSVGQLEEAGCEIVLGNGKLCVYDRDHALLVKAPRTTNRLYMVKLDVAAPVCLLSKADDVAWLWHARYGHLNFRALRDLGVKEMVEGIPVTNRIEQVCDGCTLGKQHRVPFPRLSTYRVDQGLDVLHADLHMWVEFLASKDQALYYIKKIKASAETELGRKLRALRTDRGGEFNSNEFTVFSTEFGIKHHTTTPYSPQQNGVVERRNQTVI, from the exons ATGGCGGCGGCGTACCCGGAGCTGACTCGTACCAACTTCAACGAGTGGGCTCTTGTGATGCAGGTGAACTTCGAGGCACAAGGGCTATGGGAGGCCACCGTGGACGACGACGTCGATCGGCGCGATGATCGGCAGGCGCTGGCCGTGATGCTGCGTGCCGTGCCCGCTGAGATGCGGTCGACGCTCGCCGTCAAGAAGAGTGCCAAGGAGGCGTGGGAGGCG CTACTGGCAGAGTTCGAGGCCATCAAGTTCAAGCCGGGCGAGACCGTCGACGAGTTCGCCATGCGGATCAACAGCCTCGCCAGCACCATCCGCACACTGGGAGAGTCCCTGGACGAGCCGCGCATCGTGAAGAAGTTTCTGCGCGTCGTGCCAAGCCGGTACTCGCAGATCGCCGTCTCAATCGAGATCTTGCTCGATCTAGACAAGGTCACGGTGGAGGAGCTGGTCGGCTGGTTGCGCGCGTCGCAAGATCGCTTCGACGAGCCCAACGTGGGAAGCGGCGGCGATGAAGTACGTGACAAGTTCGGGCGGCTGATGATGGCGGAGGAAGATTGGTTCGCGAAGTGGAAGCACAAGCTGCAGCCCGATGCGACGTCGAGCAGCTTGGGTGGGCAACCGCAAGGGAAGGCCAAAGGCGGTGCACGCACTGACGAGCGCGAAGGCACCAGCAAGCTGACGCTGGAGGGCACGCTGCGTCGCAAGGGGCGGTGCAGGAAGCCGAAGAAGGAGAAAGCCCGCAAGTATGAGGCGGCACATCTAGCCAAGGCCGACGTCGAGCAGCCGGCGCTGCTGCTGGCTGCGGCGAGCACTGGAGGGCGAACGACGTCGCATGTCGTGCACCTTCAGGAGCGCAACGTTGATCCCTCGGACTACGGCAATGATGACGTGTGGTACCTGGACACGGGGGCCAGCAACCATATGACTAGGCAGCGCACACTCCTGGCGCGCCTGGACGAGTCTGTGGGCGGGACGGTGCGCTTTGGAGATGGATCCGTCGTGGAGATCCATGGCCTGGGCGCCGTGGTGATGAAAGGGCGTCAAGGGGAGCACAAGGTACTAACTTCGGTTTATTTCATCCCAAAATTGAAGAGCAATATTGTGAGTGTAGGCCAATTGGAGGAAGCTGGGTGCGAGATCGTTCTTGGGAACGGCAAGCTGTGTGTGTATGATCGAGATCACGCACTGCTTGTGAAGGCGCCACGAACCACCAACCGACTGTACATGGTCAAGCTGGACGTGGCAGCGCCGGTGTGTTTGCTCTCCAAGGCCGACGACGTCGCGTGGCTCTGGCACGCTCGCTATGGGCACCTGAATTTCAGGGCGCTCCGTGATCTTGGTGTGAAGGAGATGGTGGAGGGCATTCCGGTGACCAATCGGATCGAGCAGGTCTGCGACGGCTGCACCCTCGGCAAGCAGCATCGAGTGCCGTTCCCGCGCTTGTCGACATACCGAGTTGATCAAGGGCTCGACGTGCTCCACGCCGATCT GCACATGTGGGTGGAGTTCCTGGCATCCAAAGATCAGGCTCTCTACTACATCAAGAAGATCAAGGCCAGTGCCGAGACGGAGCTTGGCAGGAAGCTTCGGGCACTGAGGACGGACCGTGGTGGCGAGTTCAACTCCAACGAGTTCACTGTGTTCAGCACCGAGTTTGGCATCAAGCATCACACCACCACGCCGTATTCACCTCAGCAGAATGGTGTGGTGGAACGGAGGAACCAAACTGTCATTTAG
- the LOC112887736 gene encoding vegetative cell wall protein gp1-like — MAIKMDKTTIIVCSVVGSLGVLSAILWFFAERTKLPRVLECGDVCICPLNPALGLGVRAATFLLVAQITFSAAGGCCGCCKSRSIPSETKRIVGIVCAVFSWIAAVIAWALLIAAALSNVVRDPASLCPYVKNGIYACAGVLALAATALGITSFSMLRRQPVAPAAAVVGAGAPNKPGEQSPPPAIVVMGQPLFPQASTPEPQQPSESHQVPPNAAHPREYGEAPQNPQSPPPAAARDNGPTSHASNQEFPAQERPADAAAAPPAVASAPPEAGRPGELPPPPPLGVAVGQPVAQLPLHQLHVPNVIPAPQVGVEIRVC, encoded by the exons ATGGCGATAAAAATGGATAAGACGACGATCATCGTGTGCTCAGTGGTAGGGTCTCTAGGTGTGTTGAGTGCCATCTTGTGGTTCTTTGCAGAGAGGACAAAGCTCCCT CGTGTACTGGAGTGTGGAGACGTCTGCATCTGCCCGCTGAAcccggcgctcgggctgggggtcCGCGCCGCCACCTTCCTGCTGGTGGCCCAGATCACCTTCTCGGCGGCCGGTggctgctgcggctgctgcaAGTCCCGCTCCATCCCTTCGGAGACCAAGCGGATCGTCGGCATCGTGTGCGCCGTCTTCTCTTG GATAGCGGCGGTGATCGCGTGGGCGCTGCTCATAGCTGCAGCGTTGTCCAACGTGGTGCGGGATCCCGCGTCGTTGTGCCCCTACGTCAAGAACGGCATCTACGCCTGCGCGGGAGTGCTCGCCCTCGCCGCCACAGCGCTCGGCATCACCTCATTCTCCATGCTGCGTCGCCAGCCGGTGGCGCCGGCAGCGGCCGTCGTCGGGGCCGGGGCACCAAACAAGCcaggcgagcaatcgccgccgcctGCCATTGTTGTTATGGGCCAGCCTCTGTTTCCACAAGCGAGTACTCCTGAGCCACAGCAGCCTTCGGAGTCTCATCAGGTTCCTCCTAATGCTGCCCATCCGCGAGAATACGGAGAAGCACCACAGAACCCACAgtcccctcctcctgctgctgctcgagACAATGGCCCCACCTCCCACGCATCGAACCAGGAGTTCCCTGCTCAAGAGCGCCCAGCTGATGCGGCAGCGGCACCGCCGGCGGTGGCATCCGCACCTCCAGAAGCAGGCCGTCCAGGAGAgctgccgccaccgccaccgctcgGGGTCGCGGTGGGCCAACCGGTGGCCCAGCTCCCGCTGCATCAACTACACGTGCCGAATGTTATTCCAGCGCCTCAGGTCGGCGTGGAGATTCGGGTCTGTTAG